One window of the Longimicrobiales bacterium genome contains the following:
- a CDS encoding VWA domain-containing protein, with the protein MTFLAPLFLVGLLAVGVPVALHLMHRERPDAVRFPSLMFLKQIPHKSVRRRRLRDHLLLAARVLALVLLAAAFARPFVDRVPAAGSALLPARDLVVLIDRSYSMGHGDRFDRALDAARSQVDGLRREDRAAIAFFDERADVVTVQTGDRAVLRAALDTAQVGPRRTSYSAALRAAQALLDASERPQREVVLISDFQQGGWDGDESARLPEGMSLTTVPITDDAPANTMLAGVSIAREQFEGRERVRVTARIAHRGAAARSGTAALEVNGQAVQSVPFQVEAGGVSDVAFAPLTLPAGAARGTVRLDPDDLAADDTYHLVLSAARPLRVLLVEGPGSSAPSGLYLRRALAVGQDPAFAVSATGAIGAGDLADADVVLLNGARWPTGTAGERLDAFIAGGGGVLAVLGATGSLPGWVGQADAPVDRTRGGGGAIGWAEYTHPALELFRDPRNGDLGSARQYRYRALQPGDSTRVLARFDDGGAAILETRRGRGRVVVLTSTLDTYWSDLPLQPVFVPLLHRLTAYGADWRAERPAMTVGDALVVEDSMLTVVAPDGTPVQAGGGRGGAVLRLDQPGFYELREPAGSNVVRTIAANVDRAESDLTAMQPVALASAASARARDGAAMTDAAVLTLEERERRQALWWYVLAAAILLLAVETVLATRPSRALRSGGTP; encoded by the coding sequence GTGACGTTCCTCGCGCCGCTCTTCCTGGTCGGCCTGCTTGCCGTGGGCGTACCTGTGGCGCTGCACCTGATGCACCGCGAGCGGCCGGACGCCGTGCGCTTTCCGTCGCTGATGTTCCTCAAGCAGATCCCGCACAAATCAGTGCGCAGGCGACGCCTGCGCGACCATCTGCTCCTGGCGGCGCGCGTGCTCGCGCTGGTGCTGCTGGCCGCCGCGTTCGCGCGGCCCTTCGTCGATCGCGTGCCGGCAGCAGGCAGCGCACTGCTTCCGGCGCGTGACCTCGTCGTGCTGATCGATCGCTCCTACAGCATGGGGCACGGCGACCGTTTCGACCGCGCGCTGGACGCCGCGCGTTCGCAGGTCGACGGGCTCCGGCGGGAGGACCGCGCGGCGATCGCGTTCTTCGACGAGCGTGCCGACGTCGTCACCGTGCAGACGGGTGATCGCGCCGTGCTGCGCGCAGCACTCGACACCGCCCAGGTGGGGCCGCGGCGCACCAGCTACAGTGCAGCGCTCCGGGCGGCGCAGGCGCTGCTCGATGCGTCCGAACGGCCACAGCGGGAGGTCGTGCTGATCAGCGACTTCCAGCAGGGCGGCTGGGACGGCGACGAAAGCGCGCGGCTGCCCGAGGGCATGAGCTTGACGACGGTGCCGATCACGGATGATGCACCGGCGAACACCATGCTGGCCGGTGTCTCGATCGCGCGTGAGCAGTTCGAGGGACGGGAGCGCGTGCGTGTCACGGCACGCATCGCTCATCGCGGTGCAGCGGCCCGCAGCGGAACGGCTGCCCTGGAGGTGAACGGCCAGGCGGTGCAGTCCGTGCCCTTCCAGGTCGAGGCGGGCGGCGTGAGCGACGTCGCATTCGCGCCGCTCACCCTGCCCGCCGGAGCGGCACGCGGCACCGTTCGGCTCGATCCCGACGACCTCGCCGCGGACGACACGTACCATCTCGTGCTCAGCGCCGCGCGGCCGCTGCGCGTGCTGCTCGTCGAGGGACCCGGCAGCAGCGCGCCGTCCGGGCTGTACCTGCGTCGCGCGCTGGCCGTGGGCCAGGATCCTGCGTTCGCGGTGAGTGCAACCGGCGCCATCGGCGCGGGCGACCTCGCCGATGCCGACGTCGTGCTGCTGAACGGTGCACGGTGGCCGACCGGTACGGCCGGAGAGCGGCTGGACGCGTTCATCGCGGGCGGCGGCGGTGTGCTCGCCGTCCTCGGCGCCACCGGCAGTCTGCCAGGCTGGGTCGGGCAGGCGGATGCCCCCGTCGACCGGACGCGGGGCGGGGGTGGCGCGATCGGCTGGGCGGAGTACACGCATCCCGCGCTGGAGCTGTTCCGCGATCCGCGCAACGGTGATCTCGGCAGTGCGCGCCAGTACCGGTACCGCGCCCTGCAGCCGGGCGACTCCACGCGTGTGCTCGCACGGTTCGACGATGGCGGCGCCGCCATCCTGGAGACGCGTCGCGGCCGTGGCCGGGTGGTCGTCCTCACGTCCACGCTCGACACCTACTGGAGCGATCTGCCGCTGCAGCCGGTGTTCGTGCCGCTGCTGCACCGGCTGACGGCGTACGGCGCCGACTGGCGGGCGGAGCGGCCGGCCATGACCGTGGGCGACGCCCTGGTCGTCGAGGACAGCATGCTCACGGTGGTCGCGCCAGACGGGACGCCAGTGCAGGCCGGCGGCGGTCGCGGCGGCGCCGTGCTCCGTCTCGATCAGCCCGGCTTCTACGAGCTGCGGGAGCCGGCCGGCTCGAACGTGGTCCGCACCATTGCGGCAAACGTCGATCGGGCCGAGTCCGATCTGACGGCGATGCAACCGGTGGCGCTCGCGTCGGCAGCGTCAGCGCGGGCGCGTGACGGGGCTGCCATGACGGATGCGGCGGTGCTCACGCTCGAGGAGCGCGAGCGCCGCCAGGCGCTCTGGTGGTACGTGCTCGCGGCGGCGATCCTGCTGCTCGCGGTGGAGACAGTCCTGGCGACACGGCCCTCCCGTGCATTGCGAAGCGGAGGCACACCATGA
- a CDS encoding DUF58 domain-containing protein: MTTARALPGARFVDPAVLQRIDDLELVAKTVVDGFINGLHRSPYLGLSLDFAEHRAYMPGDDIRRIDWRLYARTDRYHVKEFEADTNANFVVLLDVSGSMAYQGTGIAKLDYARMLAGSLAYFASRQRDRVGLVTFDDDVVDYVPPSAKHLEVLLHTLERTAPGRQGALVQPMRKIVELLGRRGVVALISDLYEEPESVADAVRALRYAGNDVIVFHLLDPTELTFPFDAAQSFEDLETGERIPVVPDALRERYRQMVEAHVTTLRTLLRADRIDYAMFDTSQPLEHALFALLSERERLQQAGRRNGGVA; the protein is encoded by the coding sequence GTGACGACCGCCCGCGCGCTGCCCGGCGCCCGGTTTGTCGATCCGGCCGTGCTCCAGCGCATCGACGACCTGGAGCTGGTCGCCAAGACGGTGGTGGACGGCTTCATCAACGGCCTGCACCGCTCGCCGTACCTCGGGCTGTCGCTCGATTTCGCCGAGCACCGCGCATACATGCCGGGCGATGACATCCGCCGCATCGACTGGCGCCTGTACGCCCGGACCGACCGGTACCACGTGAAGGAGTTCGAGGCGGACACCAATGCGAACTTCGTCGTGCTGCTGGACGTCTCGGGCTCCATGGCGTACCAGGGGACCGGCATCGCGAAGCTGGATTACGCACGCATGCTCGCCGGCTCACTCGCCTACTTCGCATCGCGGCAGCGGGACCGCGTCGGCCTGGTGACCTTCGACGACGACGTCGTCGATTACGTGCCGCCTTCGGCAAAGCACCTCGAGGTCCTGCTGCACACGCTGGAGCGCACGGCGCCGGGGCGCCAGGGCGCGCTCGTGCAGCCGATGCGCAAGATCGTCGAGCTGCTGGGCAGGCGCGGCGTCGTTGCGCTCATCTCCGACCTGTACGAGGAACCGGAGTCGGTTGCCGATGCCGTGCGCGCGCTGCGCTATGCGGGCAACGACGTGATCGTCTTTCACCTGCTCGACCCGACGGAGCTGACGTTCCCGTTCGATGCTGCGCAGAGCTTCGAGGACCTGGAGACCGGCGAGCGGATTCCCGTCGTTCCGGACGCACTGCGCGAGCGCTACCGCCAGATGGTGGAGGCGCACGTGACCACGCTGCGCACACTGCTGCGCGCGGACCGGATCGACTACGCGATGTTCGACACGTCACAGCCTCTCGAGCACGCGCTGTTCGCGCTGCTGTCCGAGCGCGAGCGACTGCAGCAGGCGGGACGCAGGAACGGAGGGGTCGCATGA
- a CDS encoding deoxyribonuclease IV, whose translation MARYLGAHTSDNGGLHMTARRAGSAGMTALQIFTAIPKFYGDKSNINPDRAERFRSALAETDVRPEHVVVHAAYVLSVATADQAKWDRAAAGLAREMERSSILGVGQVCFHPGSASDGDPVAAAERVARAMVHALEHTPDSPTRLLVENTAGAGKTIGRTAEEIALILSHIPKALRARAGYGLDTCHLHASGYDIHTSQERFTAILDEFEQAIGEAPAFFHLNDSANDFASNRDRHTNIGEGTIGVEPFRWLFQDRRSFDIPLILETPEENTTPSPDDPAADPWHVAMLELLRSFD comes from the coding sequence ATGGCTCGATATCTCGGCGCGCACACGAGCGACAACGGCGGCCTGCACATGACCGCGCGGCGCGCCGGGAGTGCCGGCATGACCGCACTCCAGATCTTCACCGCGATCCCGAAGTTCTACGGCGACAAGTCGAACATCAATCCGGATCGTGCCGAGCGCTTCCGCAGCGCCCTGGCGGAAACGGACGTGCGGCCGGAGCACGTCGTCGTGCATGCGGCGTACGTGCTGAGCGTCGCCACGGCCGACCAGGCAAAGTGGGACCGCGCGGCTGCCGGCCTCGCCAGGGAGATGGAGCGCTCCAGCATCCTGGGCGTCGGCCAGGTCTGCTTCCATCCGGGCTCCGCCAGTGATGGCGATCCCGTAGCCGCTGCGGAACGCGTCGCCAGGGCCATGGTTCACGCGCTCGAGCATACGCCTGATTCGCCGACGCGCCTGCTCGTCGAGAACACGGCCGGCGCTGGCAAGACCATCGGCCGGACCGCAGAGGAGATCGCGCTGATCCTGTCGCACATCCCGAAGGCACTGCGCGCTCGTGCCGGCTACGGCCTGGATACGTGCCATCTCCACGCGTCCGGCTATGACATCCACACGTCGCAGGAGCGGTTCACCGCGATCCTGGACGAGTTCGAGCAGGCGATCGGTGAGGCACCCGCGTTCTTTCACCTGAACGACAGCGCCAACGATTTCGCGTCCAACCGGGATCGTCACACCAACATCGGGGAAGGCACGATCGGCGTGGAGCCGTTCCGCTGGCTGTTCCAGGATCGCCGCTCCTTCGATATCCCGCTGATCCTCGAGACACCGGAAGAGAACACGACGCCGTCGCCGGACGATCCCGCCGCGGATCCCTGGCACGTTGCAATGCTGGAACTGCTGCGGAGCTTCGACTGA
- a CDS encoding DUF4175 family protein, with protein sequence MKRSDPRLLDLIRAVRNRWRAKLLVRGLAFTGAAALALFVLLSYVVSRSGFTPAAVITLRVLGWGGVLAVAWYWLVRPLLRRPSDQQVALYIEENEPALRNALVSSIDSPDASPTLLQHTLEQALRRMHTIDDGRDFERRDLRWSGAMLAGVVVLALALVAARPVTLRHGADALLNPIARVESAQPFSIDVLPGDTTIARGADATVHGLLRGFTAAGADVLVRTGSDSSFARIPMEQADDSTTFEAMLFTLRSDAEYFIESGDVRSRVHRITVADLPYVERLAMEYVFPAYTRLPPQVIEIGGDIAALRGTTVRLTATPTVPVSGGRIVLEGGATRPLTVRADGTLTGELTVQDPGYYHLELDAGSGMLEASPRYTIDVLDDRGPTVRFSSPGRDTRPTSIEEVYLEAQADDDYGVARIELVYSVNGGAEQSVPIYQGRALQQVTAGHTVYLEEMNLEAGDLVSYYARARDNSTHEVTSDIYFLAIRPFGRDYRQAEQAPPAGAQQGEESGDLTQTQREIIAATFNVIRAGDQQDRGDDLNTIALAQERLRGQVETLAQRMHGRGITADTSFRRIAEVLPQAMREMEAAVRSLRAGEPDAALPSEQRALQQLQRAEAMYRDVQVAMQQDGGGGGSGGAPDAEDLADLFELELDRLQNQYETVQQGQQEATQQGMDATLERLRELARRQQQELERQRRTAASQNGQGGGSASQRQLAEETEQAARQLERLARETGRRDLEETARRMQEAADAMRRAAADRRSGSTAQAQDALERLDDARRRLEQNQSQQLDEETERARRDLQRLAEQQERVAEGMRDLQQQTGAERSQRADELIEQKTEMAERLGELEQRLDGMASGVRDRQNAARQLRAAAGAIRDQQLREMLEWSRNLTQPQAPPEQVERMEQQIAAGIEKVRERLDSAQVALASGQQAEDAQRAIERAAELARGLESLQAQAEAQASAERQSQPGQQAQQSAQSGDGTPRGGGDGRQLRNALRQRIAEAEELRQQLRRGGIDADQLEDVLSAMRGLDRAGALTDPEALTRLRRDLVDGARELEFALRRALLAGREDAPRIRSSGQVAEEFRRMVEEYYRALARQP encoded by the coding sequence ATGAAGCGAAGCGATCCGAGGCTGCTCGACCTGATCCGCGCCGTCCGGAACCGCTGGCGCGCCAAGCTGCTCGTTCGCGGACTCGCGTTCACCGGTGCCGCTGCGCTCGCGCTCTTCGTGCTGCTGTCGTACGTCGTGAGCCGGAGCGGGTTCACACCGGCCGCGGTGATCACGCTGCGCGTGCTCGGCTGGGGAGGCGTACTTGCCGTCGCGTGGTACTGGCTCGTGCGACCATTGCTGCGCCGTCCGTCCGATCAGCAGGTCGCGCTGTACATCGAGGAGAACGAGCCCGCGCTGCGCAATGCCCTCGTCAGCTCGATCGACAGCCCGGATGCATCGCCCACCCTGCTGCAGCACACGCTGGAGCAGGCGCTGCGGCGGATGCATACCATCGACGATGGCCGAGACTTCGAGCGGCGCGACCTGCGCTGGTCCGGCGCCATGCTCGCCGGCGTCGTGGTCCTGGCGCTCGCGCTGGTTGCAGCTCGGCCGGTGACACTCCGGCACGGCGCGGATGCGCTGCTGAACCCGATCGCGCGGGTGGAGAGCGCGCAGCCGTTCAGCATCGATGTGCTGCCGGGTGATACGACCATCGCGCGCGGGGCGGACGCGACGGTGCACGGACTGCTGCGCGGCTTCACGGCGGCAGGAGCGGACGTGCTGGTGCGCACCGGCTCCGACTCTTCGTTCGCGCGCATCCCCATGGAGCAGGCCGACGACAGCACCACGTTCGAGGCCATGCTCTTCACGCTGCGCTCCGACGCCGAGTACTTCATCGAGTCCGGCGACGTGCGCTCGCGCGTGCACCGCATCACGGTCGCGGATCTGCCGTACGTCGAGCGGCTCGCGATGGAGTACGTGTTCCCGGCCTACACGCGCCTGCCGCCGCAGGTGATCGAGATCGGGGGCGACATAGCGGCGTTGCGCGGCACGACCGTGCGCCTGACGGCGACGCCGACGGTGCCGGTGAGCGGGGGCCGGATCGTGCTCGAGGGCGGCGCGACGCGGCCTCTTACCGTACGGGCGGATGGCACGCTGACCGGCGAACTCACCGTGCAGGATCCGGGTTATTACCATCTCGAGCTGGACGCGGGCAGCGGCATGCTGGAGGCGTCGCCGCGGTATACGATCGATGTGCTCGACGATCGCGGACCGACCGTCCGCTTCAGCAGCCCCGGCCGGGACACGCGGCCGACCAGCATCGAGGAAGTGTATCTCGAGGCGCAGGCGGACGATGATTACGGCGTCGCGCGCATCGAGCTGGTCTACTCGGTGAATGGCGGTGCCGAGCAGAGCGTGCCGATCTACCAGGGGCGCGCGCTCCAGCAGGTCACGGCCGGGCACACGGTCTATCTCGAGGAGATGAACCTCGAGGCCGGCGACCTGGTCTCCTACTACGCACGGGCCCGCGACAACAGCACACACGAGGTCACGAGCGACATCTACTTTCTCGCGATCCGGCCCTTCGGTCGCGACTACAGGCAGGCCGAGCAGGCACCGCCCGCGGGCGCGCAGCAGGGAGAGGAGAGCGGTGACCTGACGCAGACGCAGCGCGAGATCATTGCAGCGACGTTCAACGTGATCCGCGCGGGGGATCAGCAGGACCGCGGCGACGACCTGAACACGATCGCACTCGCGCAGGAACGACTGCGGGGGCAGGTCGAGACGCTCGCGCAGCGCATGCACGGCCGCGGCATCACGGCCGACACCTCGTTCCGCAGGATCGCCGAGGTCCTGCCGCAGGCCATGCGCGAGATGGAGGCAGCGGTGCGCTCGCTCCGCGCCGGCGAGCCGGATGCGGCACTGCCCAGTGAGCAGCGCGCGCTGCAACAGCTTCAGCGCGCCGAGGCGATGTACCGCGACGTGCAGGTCGCGATGCAGCAGGACGGCGGTGGAGGGGGCAGTGGCGGTGCACCCGACGCCGAGGACCTGGCGGACCTCTTCGAGCTCGAGCTCGACCGGCTGCAGAACCAGTACGAGACGGTGCAGCAGGGACAGCAGGAGGCCACGCAACAGGGCATGGATGCCACGCTCGAGCGGCTGCGCGAGCTCGCGCGGCGCCAGCAGCAGGAGCTGGAACGGCAGCGTCGCACGGCCGCGTCGCAGAACGGGCAGGGCGGTGGCAGCGCGTCGCAGCGACAGCTCGCCGAGGAGACGGAGCAGGCGGCGCGTCAGCTGGAACGACTCGCCAGGGAGACCGGCCGCCGCGATCTCGAGGAAACTGCGCGCCGGATGCAGGAGGCCGCTGACGCCATGCGTCGCGCGGCCGCCGACCGGCGCAGTGGCAGCACCGCGCAGGCGCAGGACGCACTGGAACGACTCGACGACGCGCGCCGTCGCCTGGAGCAGAACCAGTCGCAGCAGCTCGACGAGGAAACGGAGCGCGCGCGTCGCGATCTGCAGCGGCTGGCCGAGCAGCAGGAGCGCGTTGCCGAGGGGATGCGCGACCTCCAGCAGCAGACCGGGGCGGAGCGCTCGCAGCGGGCGGACGAGCTGATCGAGCAGAAGACGGAGATGGCCGAGCGGCTCGGCGAGCTGGAACAACGGCTCGACGGGATGGCGAGTGGGGTGCGCGACCGCCAGAATGCTGCGCGCCAGCTGCGCGCGGCGGCCGGCGCGATCCGCGATCAGCAGCTGCGCGAGATGCTCGAGTGGTCGCGCAACCTGACGCAGCCACAGGCGCCGCCGGAGCAGGTCGAGCGCATGGAGCAGCAGATCGCGGCCGGCATCGAGAAGGTCCGCGAGCGGCTCGACAGTGCGCAGGTCGCACTGGCCTCCGGGCAGCAGGCCGAGGACGCGCAGCGGGCGATCGAGCGCGCGGCCGAGCTCGCCCGCGGGCTCGAGTCGCTGCAGGCGCAGGCCGAGGCACAGGCGTCCGCGGAGCGGCAGTCACAACCCGGGCAGCAGGCGCAGCAGTCCGCACAATCCGGGGACGGCACGCCGCGCGGTGGCGGCGACGGACGGCAGCTCCGCAATGCGCTGCGGCAGCGGATCGCCGAGGCGGAGGAATTGCGCCAGCAGCTGCGGCGCGGCGGGATCGACGCGGATCAGCTCGAGGATGTGCTCTCCGCAATGCGCGGCCTGGATCGCGCCGGTGCGCTGACCGATCCCGAGGCGCTCACGCGCCTGCGGCGCGACCTCGTGGATGGGGCGCGGGAGCTGGAGTTCGCCCTGCGCCGTGCACTGCTGGCCGGGCGCGAAGATGCGCCACGGATACGCAGCAGCGGCCAGGTCGCGGAGGAGTTCCGTCGCATGGTCGAAGAGTACTACCGCGCGCTTGCGCGGCAGCCGTAA
- a CDS encoding DUF4159 domain-containing protein, translated as MKRWFFLLALLVSVPAAGALLEARAPRQTQDRQRPERWPDNTEYDGTFKFARIWYDTRGFRRFGEPPWHHDYPFAERNLGSILGELTLVRAFREGGNVFRLGDPELFRYPVAILSEPGEWEPSDEEIEALRAYLQKGGFVMFDDFTGERALRQLAANMQKAWPGIVPVPLTRDAPIFQSFFEIETLEMLHPYRGVPAQFFGFFVDNDASKRMVAVANYNNDLGELWEYSAEGFFPVDLTNEAYKFGVNYVLYTLTR; from the coding sequence ATGAAGCGCTGGTTCTTCCTCCTGGCGCTGCTCGTGAGCGTTCCGGCGGCGGGTGCGCTGCTCGAAGCGCGCGCGCCCCGGCAGACACAGGACAGGCAGCGCCCGGAGCGCTGGCCGGACAACACGGAGTACGACGGCACGTTCAAGTTCGCGCGCATCTGGTACGACACGCGCGGGTTCCGCCGCTTCGGGGAGCCGCCCTGGCATCACGACTACCCGTTCGCGGAGCGCAACCTTGGCAGCATCCTCGGGGAGCTGACCCTGGTGCGGGCGTTCCGCGAGGGCGGCAACGTGTTCCGGCTGGGCGACCCCGAGCTGTTCCGCTACCCCGTGGCGATCCTGTCCGAGCCGGGGGAATGGGAGCCGAGCGACGAGGAGATCGAGGCACTGCGCGCGTACCTGCAGAAGGGCGGCTTCGTCATGTTCGACGATTTCACGGGTGAGCGTGCGCTGCGCCAGCTCGCGGCGAACATGCAGAAGGCCTGGCCGGGCATCGTCCCGGTCCCGCTCACCAGGGACGCGCCGATCTTCCAGTCCTTCTTCGAGATCGAGACGCTCGAGATGCTGCACCCGTACCGGGGTGTGCCGGCGCAATTCTTCGGCTTCTTCGTGGACAACGACGCATCGAAGCGGATGGTCGCGGTGGCGAACTACAACAACGACCTGGGCGAGCTGTGGGAGTACTCGGCCGAGGGGTTCTTCCCCGTCGACCTGACCAACGAGGCGTACAAGTTCGGCGTGAACTACGTGCTGTACACGCTGACGCGCTAG
- a CDS encoding sensor histidine kinase, whose amino-acid sequence MPNTREVLESRSENELPRVLVGLLRVPLFYKILGANAVITVLSGLAVVFAVHRELGTDAVTDTILLVALLTVLLSLVVNAIIVRFALWPIDRLEHTASMVHAGDEAARAQATVLADRKLARLISTFNEMLDRAAAQRQRLREVNQRALAAAEDERLRIARELHDGTAQTLAALRVRLKLARSISDPAKQSALLEDISEEISSAIEEVRRMARGLRPPALDMLGLAPAIESRARAIAEAGGMRLELAVEDQERLLPPEVELAVYRIVQESLSNVVRHAGAETVFVGLARNQGVLEIVIRDDGRGFDLEHTLDDSGRGLGLFGMQERASYIGGTVDIDTSPGRGTQVRVRIPITESERGGT is encoded by the coding sequence ATGCCGAACACGCGCGAAGTGCTCGAGTCACGCTCCGAGAACGAGCTGCCGCGCGTGCTTGTCGGGCTGCTGCGCGTGCCCCTCTTCTACAAGATCCTCGGCGCGAACGCGGTCATCACCGTGCTCAGCGGGCTGGCCGTCGTGTTCGCCGTGCACCGCGAGCTCGGCACGGACGCGGTGACCGACACGATCCTGCTGGTGGCACTGCTCACGGTGCTGCTGAGTCTCGTCGTGAACGCGATCATCGTGCGCTTCGCACTCTGGCCGATCGACCGGCTCGAGCACACCGCTTCGATGGTGCACGCCGGTGACGAGGCCGCACGAGCGCAGGCCACCGTTCTCGCCGATCGCAAGCTCGCGCGGCTGATCTCGACCTTCAACGAGATGCTCGATCGGGCCGCTGCGCAGCGGCAGCGGCTGCGCGAGGTCAACCAGCGCGCACTCGCGGCCGCCGAGGACGAGCGACTGCGCATCGCCCGGGAGCTGCACGACGGCACCGCACAGACGCTCGCGGCGCTGCGCGTCCGGTTGAAGCTCGCCCGCAGCATTTCGGACCCGGCGAAACAGAGTGCATTGCTCGAGGACATCTCGGAGGAGATCTCCTCCGCCATCGAGGAGGTGCGACGCATGGCGCGCGGGCTGCGGCCCCCGGCGCTCGACATGCTCGGCCTCGCACCCGCCATCGAGTCCCGCGCGCGAGCCATTGCCGAGGCCGGCGGAATGCGCCTCGAGCTCGCCGTCGAGGACCAGGAGCGGCTGCTTCCGCCAGAGGTCGAGCTGGCGGTGTACCGCATCGTCCAGGAGTCCCTGTCCAACGTGGTACGCCACGCGGGCGCGGAAACCGTGTTCGTCGGCCTCGCGCGCAACCAGGGGGTCCTGGAGATCGTCATCCGCGACGACGGGCGCGGCTTCGACCTCGAGCATACATTGGACGACAGCGGGCGCGGCCTCGGCCTGTTCGGCATGCAGGAGCGCGCATCCTACATCGGCGGCACCGTCGACATCGATACGAGCCCCGGACGCGGCACGCAGGTGCGTGTGCGCATCCCCATCACGGAGAGCGAACGTGGCGGCACCTGA
- a CDS encoding YceI family protein, protein MQMNRLPVAAALMLPLLFTAAVPDTVQRFEIDRNHSRVGFAVRHMGVATVRGEFREFEGHLLLNSEDITQSTAQVVIQTATIDTGNERRDNHLRSDDFFNAERFPTITFDGRRVEQTGDGYALVGDLTIRDVTKEVRIPFELNGPITLDGRQRLGAEGEVEIDRKEFNLLWNNMVEGISVVSDDVRIELAIEAATPRPQS, encoded by the coding sequence ATGCAGATGAATCGACTGCCGGTCGCGGCCGCGCTGATGCTGCCGCTCCTCTTCACTGCCGCCGTGCCGGACACGGTGCAGCGTTTCGAAATCGATCGGAACCACAGCCGCGTCGGCTTCGCCGTACGTCACATGGGTGTCGCGACCGTACGTGGCGAGTTCCGCGAGTTCGAGGGACACCTGCTGCTGAACAGCGAGGACATCACGCAGTCGACTGCTCAGGTCGTCATCCAGACCGCGACGATCGATACCGGCAACGAGCGCCGCGACAACCATCTGCGCAGCGACGACTTCTTCAATGCGGAGCGCTTTCCGACGATCACGTTCGACGGACGGCGCGTCGAGCAGACCGGGGATGGCTATGCGCTCGTGGGCGATCTCACGATCCGTGACGTGACGAAGGAGGTCAGGATCCCCTTCGAGCTGAACGGCCCGATCACGCTCGACGGCCGGCAGCGGCTGGGCGCCGAGGGGGAGGTGGAGATCGATCGCAAGGAGTTCAACCTGCTCTGGAACAACATGGTCGAGGGCATCAGCGTCGTGAGCGACGATGTCCGCATCGAGCTCGCGATCGAGGCAGCTACCCCGCGCCCGCAGAGCTGA
- a CDS encoding MoxR family ATPase — protein sequence MASVVTEQQAALGRDDVELAERMSAGAQRVRAELRKRIIGQDAVIDEMLLTLFVGGNSLIIGVPGLAKTLLVQSLAQVLTLDFARIQFTPDLMPSDITGTDILQEDENGRRTMTFAPGPVFTNVLLADEINRTPPKTQSALLEAMQEHRVTVQGRTYTLEEPFHVFATQNPIELEGTYPLPEAQLDRFMFQIVIDHMPEQDELAVVRATTSTAGEAPQQVMTGDELLAYQQLVRRVPVSDAALQYAVTLVRRTRPGDGAPQHVRDWVGYGASVRAAQYLTLGAKARALLDGRTHVAFEDVRALAHPVLRHRVLLNFHAQSERITPDMVIDQLLDAVSPPASGMR from the coding sequence ATGGCATCGGTCGTGACGGAACAGCAGGCAGCGCTCGGTCGGGACGACGTCGAGCTGGCGGAGCGGATGAGTGCGGGCGCGCAGCGTGTCCGGGCCGAGCTGCGCAAGCGCATCATCGGACAGGACGCGGTCATCGACGAGATGCTGCTGACACTCTTCGTGGGTGGCAACTCGCTGATCATCGGCGTGCCCGGCCTCGCGAAAACGCTGCTGGTGCAGTCGCTCGCGCAGGTGCTCACGCTCGATTTCGCGCGCATCCAGTTCACCCCCGACCTGATGCCGTCGGATATCACGGGCACGGACATCCTGCAGGAGGACGAGAACGGCCGCCGCACCATGACGTTCGCGCCGGGCCCCGTGTTCACCAACGTGCTGCTGGCCGATGAGATCAACCGCACGCCCCCCAAGACGCAGTCTGCGCTGCTCGAGGCGATGCAGGAGCACCGGGTCACGGTGCAGGGAAGGACGTACACGCTGGAGGAGCCGTTCCACGTGTTCGCGACGCAGAACCCGATCGAGCTGGAGGGCACGTACCCGCTGCCCGAAGCCCAGCTCGACCGGTTCATGTTCCAGATCGTCATCGACCACATGCCGGAGCAGGACGAGCTCGCAGTCGTGCGGGCGACGACGTCGACGGCCGGCGAAGCACCCCAGCAGGTGATGACGGGCGACGAGTTGCTCGCGTACCAGCAGCTCGTCCGGCGCGTGCCCGTCTCGGACGCGGCACTGCAGTACGCGGTCACCCTCGTACGAAGGACGAGGCCGGGTGACGGGGCACCGCAGCACGTGCGCGACTGGGTCGGCTACGGGGCGAGCGTGCGCGCGGCGCAGTACCTCACGCTCGGGGCCAAGGCGCGGGCGCTGCTCGACGGCCGCACGCACGTCGCGTTCGAGGACGTGCGCGCGCTCGCGCACCCCGTCCTGCGCCACCGCGTGCTGCTCAACTTCCATGCGCAGTCGGAGCGGATCACGCCCGACATGGTGATCGATCAGCTGCTGGACGCGGTCAGCCCGCCCGCGTCGGGGATGCGCTGA